The window ACAGCGAGATCGCGCGCCGGGGCAGAGGCCATGGACCAATGGTGACACAGGTCCGGCGTTGGAAAACGGTGGGTATCGCCTCGCCTGACATGGCTTCATCCTCATTTGTAAAGGCAGCAGGTTCTGGGCCTTAGAAAAGCGGCCAGGGTACTGCCGACATTTCACCGCTCGGAGCCGGAAAGCGCCCTGACGAGCGCAACCGGGCGCAGCGCGTGGCGAGCGATTCCATTTCTTCGGCACTGATCAAGTCAGCCAAGTCCCGGCCCAGCCCACCGTCCAATCCTTCGATGACACGATCGATGCCTTCGCGTTCCCCGGTAGTCAGAGGATCTCCCATCCATCCCCAGAGCACCGTGCGTAGCTTGTGGTCCTGATGGAAGGTCAGCCCATGGTCAACGCCGTGCCGGTGTCCGTTCGTCATCGCAAGGATATGGTTGCCTTTGCGGTCGGCATTGTTGACCACCGCGTCGAAGACCGCCATGCTTCTGAGTGCCGGCGAGTCTTCGTGAACGAGGGTGACCATCTGTCCGTTCTCATCCTGTCCTTCGAGAACGTGTTTCCAGCCTTCCTCAGGCACGTGGTCCGTTGCGACCAGGTCCACGGCGTGTTGGGCGGGGTCTTGCTCCTGCCAGAGCTGCACCATTCCTTCGCCCAAAGGACCATCGCGCACCCAGGTACGTGGCACGATGTCCCAGCCGAAGACCTGCGAGACCAGATAGGCAGCGAGCTCCCGGTGTGCCAACGTGCCATGGGGAAAGTCCCACAGCGGGCTTTCGCCTGCTATGGGCTTGTAGACGATTTCCACGTCGCCGATGCTGCCCAGGAATGTGGCGTTCGAGGCCGTCGTGATTCGGCCCGTCAGCGTCAGCTCGGCGGTTAAGAGGTCCAGTGCCGGCATCAGACCTCGGGAAGGGTGCAGATGTGTCCGTCGGCGTCTATGGGGAAACCGCAGAGCGGGCATGTCGGACGACCAGCCCCCACGATCTCACGGGTGCGCTGGGCGAAGGCGCGAGCGGTGCCGACCGGCATTCTCACCAGCAGCATTTCGGGCGCGTTGGCTTGGTCCTCATCAAGGAGATCGTCGTCATCAGCATCGCTGAGGGGGTACGCCTCAACCACAACCTGGGCAGTGGTTGGATCCCACCCCAAGCTCATTGCGCCGGTACGGAACTGCTCCTCAACTGCCTCAAGGGGATCGTTGTCTACCAGTTCAATGGGAGTGCTGGTGGGAATGCTGAAGGGGTTACCCTCGACCGTTCCGAGCTGGTCCAGAATCGCATCAATCTTCTCTGCGAGCAGAGCCGACTGCTGCTTCTCCAAGGCAATACTGACGATCTGAGTCCCTGCGCGCACCTGCAGGTAGAACGTGCGCGACCCTGGAAGGCCAATGGTGCCAACTACCACTCGATCAGGCCAGGCAAACTCGTGAACACGTGTAGGCATGACTGTATTTTAGGCACATAAGGCTCATGGCGCCTTATGCCCTGCTCCGCCGCCCACCGGTGCATCGGCTGAGCGGATGCCCTCTGACAGCCAGGACAGGTCACCGGCGTCGGTGTTGGTGGCGTAGACACTTGGCCGATTGGGGCCGTAGCGCACGATCGATAGGGAGGCGGGCCCCACGTTAAGACGTTGGAACAGGTCAAGGTGCATGCCGAGCGCATCGGCCAGGATTGATTTGATGATGTCGCCGTGACTAACCGCCACCCACACCGCCCCCTGGCCGTGCTCGGCTTCGAAGGCAGCATCGTGGCGTCTGATCGCTGCCACGGACCGGGCCTGCATCGCGGCCATGGATTCACCGCCGGGAAAGACGACGGCGGACGGTTGCGATTGCACAACCGACCACAAATCTTCGGTGGCGAGATCACTGAGCGCGCGGCCTTGCCACTGGCCGTAATCGCACTCGGTGAGATCAGAATCCACCGGCGCGTATGGCGTGCCGGCCTGGCGGTCGATGATGAATTGGGCTGTCTGCAGGCAACGCTCAAGAGGGCTGGATATCACCCCGGCTACTGGCACGGATGCAAGACGGTCTGCTGCCAGAGCGGCCTGCTCACGTCCAGTGTCATCCAGGCTGACACCAGGCGCCCGCCCGGCCAGCACTCCGGTTGCATTGGCCGTGGTGCGTCCGTGCCGAACGAGGATAACTGTTGCCATCCACCAAGCCTAACCAGTGATCGTTCCCGGTGAGACCGCTCCAGGCCCGGCCCGCGTGCACTTAGAGGGTGCAGAATGGGGTTCATGAAGATGGCTGCGGGCTTACGGCGCCGCGAACGCAAGAGTCGGAATTGATGGACACGAGCGCGGTGACGGGCAGCGCGTACGACGACGCAGTCCGGGCAGTCCGTGCGGGTGAGCTCAACGCGGACGACGCGGCGAACCAGCTGATCGGCCTGATGACGGACGGGGAGATCCTCGGGCTGCTCGACGGCGACTCGCCCAGGTTGCTGCTCCCGTTCATCCCGGTACTGCTCGGAAGGCGCCCGTTCGTGGCGGGTGCAGTCAGGCGACTCGGCATACCGGGCATCAGGTTCAGCGACGGCGGCCGCGGCGTGGTGATCGGCGCCTCCACGGCTTTTCCCGTGACTATTGCGCGGGCAGCCACTTGGGATCCATCGCTGGAGGAACGGGTTGGGCTTGCGATCGGTCTCGAGACCAGGGCAAGGGGAGCAAACTACTCGGCTTCAGTCTGTGTGAACCTGCTTCGCCACCCTGCGTGGGGCCGGGCGCAGGAGTGCTACGGGGAGGACCCGGTACTCACGGGCAGGATGGGATCGGCCCTGACGCGGGGTGTTCGTGTGAACACCATGGCGTGCGTGAAGCACTTCGCACTCAACTCGATGGAGAACGAGCGCTTCGAGGTGGACGTTGCGGTGGACGAACACGCCCTGCACGAGGTCTACTTGCCGCACTTCAAAGCTGTGGTGGACGCGGGCGCCGATTCCGTGATGAGTGCATACAACCGCGTGCGAGGCGAGTACATGGACGTCAACCGCGCCCTGCTTACGGACGTCTTGAGGCACGAGTGGGATTTCTCCGGGTTCGTGACGAGCGACTGGGTGTTCGGGACCCACGATGCAGTGGTCAGCCTAGAGGCAGGAATGGACGTCGAGATGCCGCTCCGGCTCCTGCGTGCCCGTGAGCTGCCGGCCGCGCTGCGTAACGGTGACCTGGGCCGAACCACAGTTCTGCAGTCCGCGCGCCGCATCCTGCGCACATGCGTGCAGCATGCCGCAACCCGGGAGTTGGAGACTCCTACCAGCGGTGTCATCGCTTCCCCGGCGCACAGGGCTCTTGCCCACCAGGTGGCCGCGGAGTCGATCGTACTGCTGAAGAATGAAACCGTTGGTGCGGCGCCGCTACTGCCATTGGCTCCCACCACCGGACATCTCGCGGTGATCGGACGACTCGCCGGACTAGCGAACCTCGGCGATCATGGCTCGTCACGTGTCCGGCCTCCTTCCACCGTCTCGCCGCTGCAGGGCTTGCGTGAGGCGCTTCCCGGAGTCCGGATCACCACCACTACTGGCCAGAATCAACGTCGAGCGGCGGCATTGGCAGCCGCGGCGGAAACGGCGATCGTCGTCGTCGGCCTGGACCAGCACGACGAGGGCGAATCGGTGGTTACAGGAGGTGTGGACGTTGGCGTGCTCGGAAGGACCTTTGGTTCAGGTCCCCTCCGTCGGGTTCTCATAGGACTCGCACACTTGGCCTCCCGCTTCGTCCGAGGTGGCGACCGCAGCTCGCTCACCCTGCGCCCCTCCGACGAACGGCTCATTCAGGCGGTCGTCGCCGCGAACCCGCGGACTGTGGTGGTGCTGATCAGCGGCAGCGCCATCCTCACCGAGGCCTGGCGGGACAGCGTGCCAGCGCTCCTCATGGCTTGGTACGGAGGGATGGAGGGCGGCCGCGCGCTCGCGAGCGTCCTGACCGGTAGCGAGGAGCCCGGTGGACGTCTGCCCTTCGTGCTGCCAACGGACGCCGCGCATCTGCCATACTTCGACTCCGCGGCAAAATTCGTTGAATACGACGACCAATGGGGTCAGCGCCGGCTCGATGGCGAGGGGCATAGGCCCGCCTTCCCGTTGGGGTTCGGCCTGGGCTATACGACGATCGAACACCGCCTCCTCGAGCACACGTTGGACAATACCGGCGGCCATGCGGACGTGCTCGTCACCAACACAGGCGACCGCAGGGGATCCACCGTCGTTCAGGTGTACGCCGCCGATGTGTCTGTCGGCAGACCAGTCGCTCAGCTCCTGGGCTTCCGGAAGGTGACCCTGCAGCCTGGCGCGGAGGACACTGTGCGGGTCGTGTTGGATGCGGGCCCCACCCTGCAGCGCGATCCCACCACACGCCGATGGTCTCCTCGCACGGGGGAGTGGGCCCTGCTCGCCAGCCAACACAGCCCAGTCGGCTGGGAGAACGCCGTCCGCTTGCATCGCACGGTGGGTCTGAAGAGCGAGGAAGTCATCACGGACGGCCGGCAGGCCTGACGTTCAGTGGGGAACGCGCCCCACTACCCTGGAAGATCGCGGAACCCTTCCGCCGTCCCTTCGACACGGACAGGCAGTGCGTCGTCGCCCCGAAGCATGGCACGGAGCACTCGCCGTTCCTCCCAGTGGCGAAGCGGGAGCGCATGGCTGCGCCGCAGCACCAACTCTCCGTCCGGCGTCGAGTGTCGCTTCTGCAGATCCGCCAGCTCCTCCTCTTGCAGCAGTGCAACCGTGCTGCCCGACGCCTGGTCGACCAAGCGGACCAAGGAGGAGGGCCCCGTAAGATCGGTCGCGACGAAACGCTGCTCGCTGGCGGCGAGAATAGTTCTTTGCGCCGCCCGCGTCACCACCAATGGACGGGACGACCCGCCCAGCAGCTCGTTTAATACGTTAGCCGCGGCGTCAGGGCGGCCTGTTCTCTGGGCCGCCGCCTGCATCATCTGTAACCGGCCGGGCTCGCGCAGGATCTCATCGATCTTCCAACCGATGGTTGCGGCCGCGTTGCAGCGGACTGCTGCCCCCTGCTCCATCAGGTAATCGCCGTTGCGTACCTCCTGACCAGGGATCGGGTTCACAAGCACCATGGGGAGCCCCGCAGCCATGCACTCCGATGCCGATAGCCCGCCCGGCTTGCCCACGAACAAGTCTGCCCGCTGCAGCAGCTGCGGCATTTCTGTCGTGAAGCCGACCACGCTGTAGCGGTCGCCTGCCGACGCCACAAGTGCCTCGATGCGCTGCCGCAGGGCATCGTTGCGTCCGCAGACGATGGTGGCCGTGAACGCCGAGCGCATGTGCATTGTCTGGCGCACCACCGAGACAGCGTAGTCGCCACCGCTCGCGCCCGCCGAGATGAGCAGCATCGGTGGCTTGGTGGAATCGCGCACGGGCGCTGGACTGAGCTGTTTGTTAATCGGGATTCCCGTGGCAGCCACTCGGTCGGGAGGAAGTCCGAGCGCCATCAGCTCCACCTTTCCCTCCTCTCTGGCCACAAAGATCTTGTGGAACGCTCCAGACAACGACAAGCCTTGGAAGTCGTAGTCGGTGGTCACCACAGCTGTCTTGGCATCGACCACGCCGCTAAGAAGTAGTGAGGCCAGCAGCTGGGCCGGCAGGAAATGTGTGCACACAATCGCGGTGGGGCGGAACCGTTTGATGGCACTGATCACGGGACTGGAGTTCACGCGCGTCCAGGGGTCGATCGGGCCGCGGCGCCGGAACGGCGGGTTGCTGATGTCATAGCCCCACTCGACCAACCATGGCAAGTCGTCCACCAGGACGAAGTAACCCTTGCCCAGAAGCGCACGATAGAGGACGCTGCTCACTTGCAGTACGTCCAGCACCTGCACCTCGGCGATGTCTGTGCGTGCGGCGCATGCTTGCTGCACTGCCGCAGCGGCGCTGTTATGCCCCGATCCCACGCCTGCAGACAGGATGAGTACGCGCTGTCCACTGGCCCTGGCTTCGGCTTGGGCCGATGTTGTGCGCATGAGGAGAGGCTAGCAGGCTGCACCACCTTGAGGACGGCCAGCTCCACTCATTTGGGTTTGCATGGCGTCCGGTAGACGTATTACTGTCTTCTGAAACCGCCATGGGCGATAGAAGCCCTGAGAGGTGGAGCGCATCACCGCTGACCAATCCGGGCACTCCGTCGCCTTCCGGTTAGAAGCCCCTCCTGAGGGGCTTCCCCATGTTCGGTTGTGGTTCCGCCCGCGAGGAGTAGTTCATGGTCAGCTTTCGGCCCCTGGCCCGCATCGCGTCAGTCTTAACCACCCCGCTGGCGCCTGAGGATGTTCTGGCGCTGTTTAACCCGGTCTATTCGTCTCGTCAGTTGCGTGGAGTCGTTACCCAGGTAATCCACGAAACAGCCCAGTCAGCCACTATTTTCTTCCGACCCGGACGCGGCTGGCATGCCCACCTCGCCGGTCAATGGGCGAGGATTGGTGTAGAGCTGAACGGGGTCCGGCAGTGGCGGTCTTATTCACTGAGTTCGCCGGCCGGCAAGGACCCTGCCATTACGGTCACCGACGTCGGATCCGTATCCGGAACATTAGTCCGCGAGACCAAAGTGGGTGACGTCCTTTTCCTGGCTCCGCCTCAGGGCGATTTCGTCCTCCCTGAGCACCCCCGTTCACTGCTGATGCTCACTGCGGGAAGCGGCATTACGCCAGTCATGTCAATGATCCGGACACTGGTCCCCAGCCGCCCCGATGCAGACGTTGTGCTCATCCACTCTTCCCGCGGGAAAGGTGACAGCATCTTCCGTGAGGAACTGGCTGAACTTGCTGATCAATTTCCCAACTTCCGGATGGTGCAATGGCACACCAGCGGCCGTGGCCGCATGAACTTCTCGTCCACGGCCGTTCTGGAAGACGTTTGCCCGGACTGGCGGGACAGGGCAGCGTACGCGTGCGGTCCTGAGTCCTTCCTGGATGACACCGAAGCTTTGTGGAACCAAGCGGCGCTGGCTGGTGCCGCTACTTCCGGCAAGGAAGCCAGCAGCGGAACCGGGCCGGGTTCGCTCACTATTGAGCGGTTCAGCACCGAACTCCGGGGAGGGGACGGAAGCGAAGGTGGTTTGGTCACGTTCGAAGCTTCCGATCGCGAGGTACTGGCCGACGGCGGCGTCCCCATCCTGGACGTCGGAGAGGATGCAGGCGTGCTGATGCCCAGCGGGTGCCGCATGGGCATTTGCCACAGTTGCCTCACACCACTCCTCGCCGGAAGGGTCCGTGATTTGCGCACCGGGGAAATCCACGGAGCGCCGGGGGAACTAATCCAAACGTGTGTCTCGGCAGCCGCCGGGCCCGTCAACCTCGAAATCTGAGGAGTACAACCGCATGTCAGTAGTTTCAGCCAACAGCTCCGCCACCGCCGTCGGGCCCAAGACCCGCCCCGGCGCCCTTGCCGAGGCGGGCAGGCCCACGGTCAGGCCACCGGCGGCAGCACACTTGAGTGACGAGCAAGTGGCCCAACTGGGCCGTGAGCTCGATGCCATCCGAGACGAGATCCTTGCCAAGCGGGGCGCCAGTGATGCCGCATACATCAGGCGCATGATCAAGATTCAGCGGACGTTGGAAATCTCCGGCCGCGCCGCGCTGCTGGTGGGCAGGAACAAGGCCGCCTGGTTCACGGGCACAACCCTCCTCAGCGTGGCCAAAATCCTGGAGAACATGGAACTTGGCCACAATATCCTCCACGGCCAGTGGGACTGGATGCGCGACCCGGACATCCACTCCACCACGTGGGAGTGGGACTTCGTTACCCCCTCGCGTTCGTGGCAGCACACGCACAATGACCTTCACCACCGCTGGACCAACGTGGTTGGCAAAGACCGCGACGTCGGCTACAACCTCCTGCGCATGGACCCCGAGCAGGAGTGGAAGCCCTTCAACCTGGGCAACCCCCTGTACAACGCTCTACTCGCCCCTGTCTTCGAATGGGGCATAGCCATTTATGACTTGGAGATCCCCGAGTATAAGGAAGGCCTGAAATCGAAGGAGGCCATGAACAAGGACCTCAAAGCGCTGGGGCGGAAGGCTCTCAAACAGTTCTCCAAGGACTATGCAGCCACTCCTGCCTTGGCCATGTTGTCTGGTTCGGGGAAGCAAGCCCTCTACGGCACACTCACTGCCAACG is drawn from Arthrobacter sp. 31Y and contains these coding sequences:
- a CDS encoding SCO1664 family protein yields the protein MPALDLLTAELTLTGRITTASNATFLGSIGDVEIVYKPIAGESPLWDFPHGTLAHRELAAYLVSQVFGWDIVPRTWVRDGPLGEGMVQLWQEQDPAQHAVDLVATDHVPEEGWKHVLEGQDENGQMVTLVHEDSPALRSMAVFDAVVNNADRKGNHILAMTNGHRHGVDHGLTFHQDHKLRTVLWGWMGDPLTTGEREGIDRVIEGLDGGLGRDLADLISAEEMESLATRCARLRSSGRFPAPSGEMSAVPWPLF
- a CDS encoding DUF3090 domain-containing protein; this encodes MPTRVHEFAWPDRVVVGTIGLPGSRTFYLQVRAGTQIVSIALEKQQSALLAEKIDAILDQLGTVEGNPFSIPTSTPIELVDNDPLEAVEEQFRTGAMSLGWDPTTAQVVVEAYPLSDADDDDLLDEDQANAPEMLLVRMPVGTARAFAQRTREIVGAGRPTCPLCGFPIDADGHICTLPEV
- a CDS encoding histidine phosphatase family protein; protein product: MATVILVRHGRTTANATGVLAGRAPGVSLDDTGREQAALAADRLASVPVAGVISSPLERCLQTAQFIIDRQAGTPYAPVDSDLTECDYGQWQGRALSDLATEDLWSVVQSQPSAVVFPGGESMAAMQARSVAAIRRHDAAFEAEHGQGAVWVAVSHGDIIKSILADALGMHLDLFQRLNVGPASLSIVRYGPNRPSVYATNTDAGDLSWLSEGIRSADAPVGGGAGHKAP
- a CDS encoding beta-glucosidase family protein, which translates into the protein MDTSAVTGSAYDDAVRAVRAGELNADDAANQLIGLMTDGEILGLLDGDSPRLLLPFIPVLLGRRPFVAGAVRRLGIPGIRFSDGGRGVVIGASTAFPVTIARAATWDPSLEERVGLAIGLETRARGANYSASVCVNLLRHPAWGRAQECYGEDPVLTGRMGSALTRGVRVNTMACVKHFALNSMENERFEVDVAVDEHALHEVYLPHFKAVVDAGADSVMSAYNRVRGEYMDVNRALLTDVLRHEWDFSGFVTSDWVFGTHDAVVSLEAGMDVEMPLRLLRARELPAALRNGDLGRTTVLQSARRILRTCVQHAATRELETPTSGVIASPAHRALAHQVAAESIVLLKNETVGAAPLLPLAPTTGHLAVIGRLAGLANLGDHGSSRVRPPSTVSPLQGLREALPGVRITTTTGQNQRRAAALAAAAETAIVVVGLDQHDEGESVVTGGVDVGVLGRTFGSGPLRRVLIGLAHLASRFVRGGDRSSLTLRPSDERLIQAVVAANPRTVVVLISGSAILTEAWRDSVPALLMAWYGGMEGGRALASVLTGSEEPGGRLPFVLPTDAAHLPYFDSAAKFVEYDDQWGQRRLDGEGHRPAFPLGFGLGYTTIEHRLLEHTLDNTGGHADVLVTNTGDRRGSTVVQVYAADVSVGRPVAQLLGFRKVTLQPGAEDTVRVVLDAGPTLQRDPTTRRWSPRTGEWALLASQHSPVGWENAVRLHRTVGLKSEEVITDGRQA
- a CDS encoding MGDG synthase family glycosyltransferase, whose product is MRTTSAQAEARASGQRVLILSAGVGSGHNSAAAAVQQACAARTDIAEVQVLDVLQVSSVLYRALLGKGYFVLVDDLPWLVEWGYDISNPPFRRRGPIDPWTRVNSSPVISAIKRFRPTAIVCTHFLPAQLLASLLLSGVVDAKTAVVTTDYDFQGLSLSGAFHKIFVAREEGKVELMALGLPPDRVAATGIPINKQLSPAPVRDSTKPPMLLISAGASGGDYAVSVVRQTMHMRSAFTATIVCGRNDALRQRIEALVASAGDRYSVVGFTTEMPQLLQRADLFVGKPGGLSASECMAAGLPMVLVNPIPGQEVRNGDYLMEQGAAVRCNAAATIGWKIDEILREPGRLQMMQAAAQRTGRPDAAANVLNELLGGSSRPLVVTRAAQRTILAASEQRFVATDLTGPSSLVRLVDQASGSTVALLQEEELADLQKRHSTPDGELVLRRSHALPLRHWEERRVLRAMLRGDDALPVRVEGTAEGFRDLPG
- a CDS encoding ferredoxin reductase yields the protein MVSFRPLARIASVLTTPLAPEDVLALFNPVYSSRQLRGVVTQVIHETAQSATIFFRPGRGWHAHLAGQWARIGVELNGVRQWRSYSLSSPAGKDPAITVTDVGSVSGTLVRETKVGDVLFLAPPQGDFVLPEHPRSLLMLTAGSGITPVMSMIRTLVPSRPDADVVLIHSSRGKGDSIFREELAELADQFPNFRMVQWHTSGRGRMNFSSTAVLEDVCPDWRDRAAYACGPESFLDDTEALWNQAALAGAATSGKEASSGTGPGSLTIERFSTELRGGDGSEGGLVTFEASDREVLADGGVPILDVGEDAGVLMPSGCRMGICHSCLTPLLAGRVRDLRTGEIHGAPGELIQTCVSAAAGPVNLEI
- a CDS encoding fatty acid desaturase family protein — translated: MSVVSANSSATAVGPKTRPGALAEAGRPTVRPPAAAHLSDEQVAQLGRELDAIRDEILAKRGASDAAYIRRMIKIQRTLEISGRAALLVGRNKAAWFTGTTLLSVAKILENMELGHNILHGQWDWMRDPDIHSTTWEWDFVTPSRSWQHTHNDLHHRWTNVVGKDRDVGYNLLRMDPEQEWKPFNLGNPLYNALLAPVFEWGIAIYDLEIPEYKEGLKSKEAMNKDLKALGRKALKQFSKDYAATPALAMLSGSGKQALYGTLTANAIRNVWAHAVIFCGHFPEGTDTFTEEMVEGETRGDWYVRQMIGSANISGSRFMHLMTGNLSHQIEHHLFPDLPSNRYAEIAPKVRDICQRYGLKYTHGPLLKQVGSAWAKVFKLALP